CTCAATGAGTTGACAAAGTCTCTAAATGACAGCAACAGCTGAATGGCCACTATATCAAGATCTTTGCGCCAAATATACTATCTTTAGCCAATAATATTCTGGAGATGTTCTCTTGGATGAATATTGCCTACCCTTCCTTTAGTATTTATAATTTTACCTGGGCTAAAAAGTGTATTTCACTATAAACATAGCACAATAAATTATTCTATTTTActgaaatacagttttttttaacattccaaTCTTAGCAGGTGTTTCTTTGAATTCATATCTGGCcttagaagaataatgtagaatttaggaaaaaataaacaaccaaGAATCCCAAAGCTAGAAGCTAATATTGCAAAAATCTCAACAATCGCTGTGTTTTTCCCTGAAACGCTCATATAAGCCGGGATAAAAGAGATCCAGACGTTACAGAAGAtcagcatgctgaaggtgatgtacttgGCTTCATTAAAACTGTCCGGTAATTTCCTGGCCAGGAAAGCGACAACGAAACTCACAGCGGCCAGGAATCCCATGTACCCCAGGACAGTGTAAAAAGCAACCACTGACCCCTCATTACACTGAATAATGATCTTTCCAGGGTAGGAGTGAATGTTTGTTTCCTGGTACGGAGGAGAAATAGACAACCAGCAGATGCAAATGACAACCTGAATAAATGAACAGATAAACACAACATAATTGGGTAATTTGACtccaatatattttctccatttgctgCTGGGTTTGGTGGCTTTGAAAGCGATGCAGACCATGATGGTCTTGGCCAACAGAGAAGACACAGCTACTGAGAAGATGACCCCAAAAGCAGTTTGTCGCAGCATGCAGGTTACATCCTCAGGACGACCgaggaacagaaacacacagaggaagctCAGGATGATGGACACCAGGAGGAGGAAGCTGAGATTCCTATTATTAGCTCTGACAATGGGGGTGTCCcggtacaaaataaatataaccaaGATAACCAAGGTTATGACAGATAAGGTAACAGAGATTATACAAAGAACCAGTGCAACTGGATCCCGATCATATGATAAAAACTCAGTGGGCTTCTTAACGCATTTGTCCTTCTTCTCATTTGGCCACTGGTCATCTGCACATTTTTGACAAGAGTCCTTGTCTAtcaaatatagtaaaatattttaaaaaaacccacataatTTATGGTAACATGAACATACCACATTCTCAAAGATTCCATTTCAGAATAGTCTCCCTTCTCTTTGCCCCtcttgtttctatgtttccttATTCCTAACATCACTTTCCTTCAATCTATTTTCAACCCAGGGCTCTAAGCATTATATTAGATACATCTTCTGCATTTTCAGCcaagaaaaaggaaataaataaataaataaacacacacacacaaaaaataatccaATCTGTGCCCACTGTCAGTAGATTCTGAAATAATTGCATGGGAGAATATATACACTACACTTGTGCACAtcgattttttgttttgtttttggtccatttgcttTCGGGCAAACAACAaatgttgtttcctgcccttttggttcaCATGAAATTCGGAGGGCTTgttacatttggaaaaaaaaatagttgtcactcaccctcatttgCTCTTTCACGCACCTATTCTTTCTCACACTCCctatgtctccctactttctccaCTGTCCATTTTGTGTCCCTGTCACATTTTCTTCCCTTAccgcttcttctttcttcgtccgcttctctGTGAACCACTGGAGGAATAGGGGATAAGCGGTCCCTGTGGCTCtgctcttttgcagaagtactctgaGAGGGCAGAATAATGAACGAGAAGCGTTTCATGGAGAAGCGGGCATAGACAAAAGCACAAGAAGAGACAagacaagaagcagagctgtgggaaaggagacagggatacCTGGCGGAGACggtaaggagacattgagagagagcgagagagtgtgaatgagaacGTGAGAGattgtgaatgagaatgtgagagagtgtttgaaaaaaacaaaaaaactaaatgcaaatgaaaattcagagctttctgcttagtttttgtttgtttaaaaagtaacatttgcATAAATctgaatgcgcaagtctaataTATACTCCTATGCAATAGTGGCCCCAAGATGTTGGAGGATGCAATAAAGGAGGTAATACTGTGGTCTTACTCATGAGCAAAAAATACTATTTACATTATTGGTCTCTATTCCTTGTAATACGTTTCTCTTCCTAGAAAATCtgtatactaataattatatctttggtatttttacctattttaTTGGAGATCTCTCCCTCTGAGCACTGGACGCAGTCGAAGCAGCAGATATGCTTTCCCCTTTGTAAAACCCTTCTGTATCCAGAAAGACAGTCTTTGGAACAACGAGAATAAGGAACCTGAAATGCCAAAAATTACATGGGCAGAAACAATGTCAGGAATAAGGCCCATTTCAACCTGTTTTCATTCTGTCGCAATCCTGTAGCGCAAGGCACCCTGCGTATGGATCCGAACAACTTGTAGCCAGGCCATCAGACTATACTTATATCACCCGTGTgccattgtgtttgtttttgtgacaGAAGCTGGAAAATGGTGGGGTGTCTTACAATAATTGTACGATGTTGGTAGCTGTTGTGGGTGTAACTGGTGCTGTGCTCCATAGGCACTCGTTCTACTACTCTGTGTATGTTGTGACTGGTGCTATATCATCAAGATTTGCCTCTTAGCTGGTGTATGTTGTGGATGGTGGCATAAGGAATccttaaaaaaatgagaaaatgtatctaGAATGTATCACATATGGTTCAGTGAATATTGGGCAAGTAATGTTAATCTATTACATCACATATTGGTGTAATCTATTATAAGGAGGATCACAGAGAACTGAAAATTCTTGTCTTTTTTGGggcatttatatttcattttatagtacGCTCATTGTATGCTATTTatgtgtaacttttttttgtttttttcagtttccttGTCTGGACTGTAATCTAAAGGTGAAAATATATCTAATATGctaatattcaatatttataGTTTGTATAAATtcccaaataccgtatttgctcgattataagacgaccctgattataagacgaccccccaaaatctgaatattaacttaggaaaaaaagaaaaagcctgaatataagacgaccctaaaggaaaaaagttttaccagtaaatgttaattcatgtaaactattttttttaataaaagctatgattgagaaaaatattttttttttgtttttatttcttttatattttctattgtattttccaacctgtcccccagttacgcacatctgcccccaggcttgccacaccaatatggcactgtggcccatgatatgccttttaaccctctatatgccactgtgccccatggtatgccttttgaccccctatgtgccactctgcctccagaaatgccttatacccctatatcccattctggcatttagggggttaaaatgcatattatggggcagagtggcatatagggaggtataaggcattccaggaggcagagtggcattaagggagttaaaaggcattatatagagcactctgcctccagaaatgccttatacccctatatgccactctggcatttagggggttaaaaggcatattatggggcagagtggcatatagggaggtataaggcatttcaggaggcagagtgcactattaaatgcccccttaacgccactctgcctcctgaaatgccttatacctccctatatgccactctgccccataatatgccttttaaccccctaagtgccagagtggcatataggggtgtaaggcattccagaaatgccctacacacacacacacacacacacacacacacacacacttacttacttaccggtgcttccaatttcctggtgtattgccggggcagcgggttgatgtctcattccgcggcagccggaaggaggtggagttggcagcgggggtttgtatgcgtccgtcgcaaataccttccccggctgtcagagatcaggaactctggaacaatgatctctgacagtcggggaaggtatttgcgacggacgcatacaaacccccgctgccaacttcacctccggaagcaccggtaagtgtgtgtgtgtggggggggcgacgacaggaggatccaggtcccctgcagcggtgcgggggatctggatcttagtctcctaatcagacctctatttgaggtctgattagaagacgaccccgattataagacgaggggtatttttcagagcatttgctctgaaaaaaacctcgtcttataatcgagcaaatacggtaaatctcAACCCGCTGGTGGGAGACACCAGTGGCCaaggccggcctttggggtgtgcgacctgtgcgaccgcacagggcgccacactccagggggcgctgCGGGGTcgtccgccgccgcggggtccgctgccacCCCTTCTGCacctaaattaaaacatcgttttttttgtttttttaactttatttaacatcctccatgttaaataaagtttttgtagtttgaaggggcagagggggggtagttttgaaggggcagagggggggtagtttgaaggggcagaggggggagtaGTTtaatggggcagaggggggggtagtttgaaggggcagagggggggtagtttgaaggggcagaggggggtagtgagggggggtgccagaggagtagttcgcacagggcgccagaacacctaaggccggctctgccagTGGCTACACATTATAAAGTATATCATGGTTAATACATAACATGACAGCATTGTATACTCCCCATTCAAGTCTGTGGACACCACTGAGGTCTATGGGGCCCATTTAAGTCAACGAACGATTCAATACAGCTTCCAAACACTGGGGGTGCCCAGGAGTGAATACTGATGCTCGTGTAATACTGTGCAACTAGGGGCCTTTTTTCTATCTCTTGATAGAttacttttttgcattttttttttttactttttttatcaggcctttaaaaaaatattttgtttggccCCTTCGTTTGGGCTGAAATTGAGGACTGATGGCTTTGGTGATCTCCGCTGGACCTACATTGAAAAGGTAAGTGAAATTATTTCCTTAGCGATGTGGACTGTGTGGCCCCTCACCCACCAGGATGGAGGTATGGTTTGGGGTCCAGGCCTCCCATAGTGttttttgttataataataattaatatctaACCAATCATGATCTTTAACAGGGGATGGATGTGAAGGGGGGTATATATGGCAATACACCCCCAGGTGTATTTTATTACTACCCTACTGCGAATGGGGTGGGAGAAGAGGCTATTATCAACCCcttatggtttttattttatggaaggTCACCTTGCAACCTACTGGGTTCATGAGGTGAATTTTGCAAGTTCCAACTCATACTAGCAACTTGTAGGCTAATGAGTTTGTGCTTTTATCGGTTCTCATACACTCAACTATCCTTCAGAGGACTTTTTGTGAGCGTTAATGCGTGTTGGCTCCGTGATGGCTATTAGTGATTGACGTTTTGCACATATATGCACACTCCTTCTCATTGCTGATGTCGTAGCACCACACTGGGTCACATTACATCATGTAACCCCAGGGTCAGCCCTAAACTGTGGCAGCCCGCTGTATGGATGGGACTTCCAGACTGGTCATAGGGCAGGCCTGCCAGCTTTGAAAACGATACATGTTGTtgtaaaataaatgcagtttATGTGAACATAGCAGTTAAAGGATCATTGTCTAAGGACAGCATTCCGACATCCTCAATGCTACTGACCTCCTTGGTGTTGTATTTCCAAGTTATTAGCCTCTGGCGAATGTTGAGCTGTTTCCCTTCCGGAGCCGATAGATCAATGATTGCAACgtgtttttctatgttggttCCGTTTGGTAAAAAAATCTGATTCTTTACGTGATACACTGAGGacatctctccattttctttaaAGTAGACCTCTTCTCCGGTGGGATCTCTGAAGTGAACTCTTCTTAAAAAGTGCTGTAACATTTAATGTTTTcggaatattatatattttgtatactttGTACGTTTTCATGCCATTGCTATATTTTAAGCAAAATCTCTTTACACTGTGTTGGGGGGAGATCATTAATATGAATCATTTAGATAAAGGTTATTAAGATAACCTAAATTTTCAGATAAATGTAACCTCTTACAGAGCCCAGCCGCAAACGGAAACCTTTTTCCCTGCAGCGCCCCTAGAGACAGAAATGCAGATTGCTCTTAGTTGAGAATTGCACTCTCAGTATTTGAATTGTCTTCAGGTGAGAGAACTTGCaattttttgaaactttattttAGTTGATATAGTAGTCTTTCATGAAGGTCTTCATgttatatagttttaaaagagtttaggggGTTTAATGGAGAGCAGTCACAAGCGCCACtgggaaagatttttttttaagtttccaAAAGTTTCTCTCCAGAaactgcaggttgaatacaagtCAAAGGAGCCCAGCTTTATAATCagaatgtgattagtaaaatatttttacaaaataattaaaaacatttaaaacatttaaatagccaaaaaatatttaaaaaaatgtggtaacatttaaaaattatacagtcatgtcaccatcaggggaaccatccagttccagcaaaatataaagaaaagtccaaaaataggcacagactgaccaagatgaaaaaagcgcacttcccaaatgtggccttttagccccaaagaaccagacaaacccatacatgggtatcactgtactcaagagatgttgctgaacacatattggggtgaaagtgatatataccaggagctgtaaattcacatctgaagtacaatgtgtgtggggaaaaacacacaaaaaataccaccgcaaattttgacaaaggctggtagcagaataagtgcatggaaagggttaaaataccatcatttgaaatacccgggggtgtgtagttttcaaacaCATATGacttgatggagtaaattgagctgacctgcttcaaagatgtcctgaTGAGGACATGGTGGTAGAATGTGCTCTTCCCAAACggggcgttttacctcccaaacaacccaacaaacccaagcatgtcgggtatcactgtactcaggggatgttgctgaacacatattgggttgtttgacagtgagttataccaggagctgtaaatccatacctaaagtacaatatgtgtgaaaaaaaggtaaaactttttttttcaatttttcatcattttttttttaggaaattagatgatatgaccaatggtatctgaagaaagcccttcttctcccgaaaaaaaaaaccgatatataacttgtgtgggttcactaaattaCAGCTATACACGAGcacagcaaaagtgttaaaaaagccTTTTCTAAATGAAAACTGTTTTTATTATCTGGTTACTACCTCATGCACAGGTATTGGGTTCACTGGATTCCTGATAATGTACAATTGCATTTTGTGCAAAGAAGAAGCCATGGCGTAAACTGCTTTGTATACGTGATACGTGGTTCCAAATCTAACAGTGTCATAGTTCTTTCGGCCAAGTTTAATGATTCCCTCCGTCGTGCTACAATTTCTGTAACCGGTTTTGAAGTAGTTTTGTATTATTCCATTCCAGACTGGATTTGATGTTAAGCAGTTAAAGTAATATGCCCGTATATCTTCCAGTAGAATGTCATTGGGTCGATTTGATGGACTGACGTTTTCTAGAAAATTCTGAAGACTAGGAATCACTTTATCAGGACGTGTAAATACCAGACTACCATTAAATGGACTGGAAGACACACTGCTATTGTAAATGATAACATTCCAGCTGGCAGGGATTATAAAAGTCTTTTGGCGAATGTCTCCACTTTCATCCGTGAACAAATACATGGAGCGGTACGATGCTGTGCCGCAGAGTATCACAATCTGCGAGGTTGCTCTGTTAATAATACGTCTGTTTCTATTTATAACCTCTATAT
The DNA window shown above is from Spea bombifrons isolate aSpeBom1 chromosome 1, aSpeBom1.2.pri, whole genome shotgun sequence and carries:
- the LOC128467826 gene encoding vomeronasal type-2 receptor 26-like, yielding MATENFVLAPRSGISYGATDPVLSNKSLYPNFYRTLQNDQAQFDAIVKLLKYFGWNWVGIIASDDDSGETQRRELEKMAAIHGICIEFSLQLPPNKYYKHIEVINRNRRIINRATSQIVILCGTASYRSMYLFTDESGDIRQKTFIIPASWNVIIYNSSVSSSPFNGSLVFTRPDKVIPSLQNFLENVSPSNRPNDILLEDIRAYYFNCLTSNPVWNGIIQNYFKTGYRNCSTTEGIIKLGRKNYDTHFLRRVHFRDPTGEEVYFKENGEMSSVYHVKNQIFLPNGTNIEKHVAIIDLSAPEGKQLNIRQRLITWKYNTKEVPYSRCSKDCLSGYRRVLQRGKHICCFDCVQCSEGEISNKIDKDSCQKCADDQWPNEKKDKCVKKPTEFLSYDRDPVALVLCIISVTLSVITLVILVIFILYRDTPIVRANNRNLSFLLLVSIILSFLCVFLFLGRPEDVTCMLRQTAFGVIFSVAVSSLLAKTIMVCIAFKATKPSSKWRKYIGVKLPNYVVFICSFIQVVICICWLSISPPYQETNIHSYPGKIIIQCNEGSVVAFYTVLGYMGFLAAVSFVVAFLARKLPDSFNEAKYITFSMLIFCNVWISFIPAYMSVSGKNTAIVEIFAILASSFGILGCLFFPKFYIILLRPDMNSKKHLLRLEC